The Dehalococcoidia bacterium DNA window GCCACTGCGCAAGCTAACCAACGAGCTCGACATCGTCATGACCGATGGCGGCACTCTTGGCGCCGCCATCGACGGCCTCGAATCCGAGTACCCCGGACTCAAGGAGCGCATCTGCGATGAGCAAGGCGAGATCCGCCGCTTCGTGAACATCTACATCAACGGCGAAGACGTGCGCTTCCTCAGCGGCCTGCAGACCTCCCTGAAGCCCGGCGACGAAGTCTCGATCGTGCCTGCCGTGGCTGGAGGCTAGGAGGCCTGGCCCTCCTCTCGTCCCGGGCGGGACTC harbors:
- a CDS encoding ubiquitin-like small modifier protein 1; translated protein: MSVKVRIPTPLRKLTNELDIVMTDGGTLGAAIDGLESEYPGLKERICDEQGEIRRFVNIYINGEDVRFLSGLQTSLKPGDEVSIVPAVAGG